A single window of Streptomyces sp. NBC_00464 DNA harbors:
- a CDS encoding IS110 family transposase: MLDTDGVGVFLGMDVGKSAHHGHRLTPAGKKIFDKPMPNSEPKLRAAFDKLKAKFGTVLVIVDQPASIGALPLTVARDAGCEVAYLPGLAMRRIADLYPGEAKTDAKDAAVIADAARTMPHILRSLELTDEITAELTVLTGFDQDLAAEATRTSNRIRGLLTQFHPSLERVLGPRLDHPAVTWLLERHGSPAALRKAGRRRLVELIRPKAPRMAQRLIDDVFDALDEQTVIVPGTGTLDIVIPSLAASLAAVHDQRKALEAQISTLLEAHPLHQVLTSMPGVGVRTAAVLLVTVGDGTGFPSAAHLASYAGLAPTTKSSGTSIHGEHAPRGGNRQLKRAMFLSAFACMNADPASRAYYDRQRARGKTHTQALLRLARQRISVLFAMLRDGTFYESRTPTITLAA; encoded by the coding sequence ATGTTAGACACCGATGGCGTGGGCGTCTTCCTCGGGATGGACGTCGGCAAGTCCGCCCATCATGGCCACCGCCTGACTCCGGCGGGCAAGAAGATCTTCGACAAGCCGATGCCCAACAGCGAACCGAAACTGCGGGCCGCCTTCGACAAGCTCAAGGCCAAGTTCGGCACCGTGCTGGTGATCGTCGACCAGCCCGCATCGATCGGGGCTCTGCCGCTGACCGTCGCCCGGGACGCGGGCTGCGAGGTCGCCTACCTGCCCGGACTTGCCATGCGGCGGATCGCCGATCTGTATCCGGGCGAGGCGAAAACGGATGCGAAGGACGCGGCGGTGATTGCGGACGCGGCCCGGACGATGCCGCACATCCTGCGTTCGCTGGAGCTGACCGACGAGATCACCGCCGAGCTCACGGTGCTGACCGGCTTCGACCAGGACCTCGCCGCCGAGGCCACCCGCACCAGCAACCGGATACGCGGCCTGCTCACCCAGTTCCACCCCAGCCTCGAGCGCGTGCTCGGCCCGCGGCTGGACCACCCCGCCGTCACCTGGCTCCTTGAGCGCCACGGATCCCCGGCCGCTTTGAGGAAAGCCGGCCGCCGCCGGCTCGTCGAGCTGATCCGGCCCAAGGCTCCGCGGATGGCACAGAGACTGATCGATGACGTCTTCGACGCCCTCGACGAGCAGACCGTCATCGTTCCCGGCACGGGCACCCTCGACATCGTGATCCCGTCCCTGGCCGCCTCGCTCGCAGCCGTCCACGACCAACGCAAGGCACTCGAAGCCCAGATCAGCACCCTGCTGGAGGCCCACCCTCTTCACCAGGTCCTGACCTCGATGCCGGGCGTCGGCGTCAGGACCGCCGCCGTCCTGCTGGTCACCGTCGGCGACGGCACCGGCTTTCCAAGTGCCGCCCACCTCGCCTCCTACGCCGGCCTCGCTCCCACGACGAAATCGTCGGGAACCTCGATCCACGGCGAACACGCACCACGCGGCGGAAACCGGCAGCTCAAACGCGCGATGTTCCTCTCCGCCTTCGCCTGCATGAACGCCGACCCGGCATCACGCGCCTACTACGACCGGCAAAGAGCCCGCGGCAAAACGCACACCCAGGCACTCCTGCGACTCGCCCGCCAACGCATCAGCGTGCTGTTCGCCATGCTCCGAGACGGCACCTTCTACGAATCCAGAACCCCCACCATCACCCTCGCCGCCTGA
- a CDS encoding acyl-CoA carboxylase subunit beta, translating to MGRAAASGESRDKTTDGLGAAATQRQHALGKLTVRERIDLLVDDGSFTELNPLQGNHLAGSNSDREVSCTDGVVTGWGTVEGRAIFVYGQDFRVFGGALGEAHAAKIHDLMDMALTAGAPLVSLVDGGGARIHEGLSALAGYGGIFRRTVQASGVIPQISAVLGPAAGGAACAPALTDFVFMVRTVSQMYISGPDVVRAVTGESTTVDALGGADVHTEVSGTAGFAFDDERTCLRAVRRLLSLLPSNSGEVPPVVPCLDSPDRQCEVLLELVPSDSNHAYDVRAVIEEIVDDKDFLEIQERWAANVVCGLSRLGGHVVGIVANQPARLAGVLDTDATEKAARFVQFCDAFNIPLITLVDVPGFLPGLDQEHNGLIRDTAKLLYAYCNATVPRVQLVMRKAYGSAYIVMDSRSIGSDLSFAWPTNEMAVMDPDGAVNAIFRRRIAEADDPEAMHREMVEKYERDLMHPHYTAQQGLVNDVIDPARTREVLIRSLAVLRTKRDKRPVRKHGNLPL from the coding sequence CTGGGACGCGCAGCGGCTTCTGGTGAGAGTAGAGACAAAACTACAGACGGCCTCGGTGCGGCGGCAACTCAGCGCCAGCATGCTTTGGGAAAGCTGACGGTCCGGGAACGCATCGACCTGCTGGTGGATGATGGGTCATTCACTGAGTTGAACCCGCTCCAGGGAAACCATCTCGCTGGTTCCAATTCGGACAGAGAGGTTTCCTGCACGGACGGGGTCGTCACTGGATGGGGCACAGTTGAAGGTCGCGCAATCTTCGTCTACGGGCAGGATTTCCGTGTCTTCGGAGGCGCTTTAGGAGAGGCGCACGCTGCCAAAATCCACGATCTCATGGACATGGCTCTGACGGCCGGTGCGCCGTTGGTCTCACTCGTTGACGGGGGTGGGGCCCGCATCCACGAAGGGCTGAGCGCCCTCGCCGGTTACGGCGGAATCTTTCGGCGCACGGTGCAGGCGTCGGGAGTGATTCCGCAGATCAGTGCTGTTCTGGGACCTGCTGCGGGCGGTGCTGCCTGCGCCCCGGCGCTCACCGATTTCGTCTTCATGGTCCGCACTGTCTCCCAGATGTACATCAGCGGTCCAGATGTGGTGCGCGCCGTGACTGGCGAGAGTACTACCGTCGACGCGCTCGGCGGAGCCGATGTGCACACCGAGGTTTCCGGCACGGCCGGCTTCGCCTTCGATGATGAACGAACCTGCCTGCGAGCAGTGCGCCGACTTCTCTCCCTGCTCCCGTCCAACAGTGGTGAAGTGCCGCCTGTTGTACCGTGCCTGGACTCGCCTGACCGTCAGTGTGAGGTCTTGCTCGAACTGGTGCCGAGCGACAGCAACCACGCTTACGACGTACGCGCAGTCATCGAGGAGATTGTCGACGACAAGGACTTCTTGGAGATCCAGGAACGGTGGGCGGCCAACGTCGTCTGCGGGCTGAGCCGTCTTGGCGGTCATGTGGTGGGAATTGTCGCGAACCAGCCGGCGCGCCTGGCGGGCGTCCTGGACACTGATGCGACGGAGAAGGCGGCCCGCTTCGTTCAGTTCTGCGATGCGTTCAATATTCCTCTCATCACCCTGGTTGACGTGCCTGGCTTTCTGCCCGGCCTTGATCAGGAACACAATGGTCTCATCCGGGATACCGCCAAACTGCTCTACGCCTACTGCAACGCGACTGTGCCACGCGTCCAATTGGTCATGCGCAAGGCGTACGGGAGTGCCTACATTGTGATGGACTCACGCTCCATCGGTTCCGACCTTTCCTTTGCCTGGCCCACGAACGAGATGGCCGTGATGGATCCGGATGGCGCTGTCAATGCCATCTTTCGGAGGAGAATCGCGGAGGCTGACGACCCGGAGGCCATGCATAGAGAGATGGTCGAGAAGTACGAGCGTGATCTCATGCACCCTCACTACACCGCTCAGCAAGGTCTCGTTAACGACGTCATCGACCCCGCCCGCACGCGCGAGGTCCTCATCCGCTCACTGGCCGTGCTTCGCACCAAGCGCGACAAAAGACCAGTCCGCAAACACGGTAACCTGCCGCTGTGA